GCAACTGATACTAACAATGATATAATTGTCTTTTTCAATATACAgactattttaaaaactgtaatcgTAACaggtaataaatttttttatttttgattgttatCGATACTATTAATGACCTATAGAATTCCATATCGTCACGTAAATCTATACTTATCTATACCTTTATACTTATTAGATCAAATAATCTAAGCAATAATGAAAAtccacaataattgtattatttttatattaaaaaattagttaagaaatattgatttgtacattttataacgtaaaatatacaaaattgcaaaaatttcaacaacattgaaaatttcaaaatttgcaacataaaattaaaaagaaagactgcaattaatacaaattgtgTACATATTTGATCAAATTTGATTTATCttaaatgcaaaaaaagttgcaatatcaattaaatccggtctttagctATAAGTATTCTAATTGTATAGATTGATTATTCAGTTCAAGTCCACATttcttatttatagttaaattgttcatattatgttatataactcTTTACCACCACCACAAGCATGTTCTTAAAGgtggtagatattttttttgaaacaaaaaaaaaatagtatactaatgaataatataaacaatttttaattttaatagaaatatttttattttattttgaggtttcctaaattattgttttataatatacaataaaatatatcatcctGAAATTCTTTTTTTGCACTGCACAAAGTAACAATTTTCCCTGCACACTTACTTTTCTCACTGCATAAAATGTGTCTCACTGCACACTAAAAAAAACCCTGACCTACAGTAGATTACAGGTGTGAAGTGGGTCACTactcactgtaatggatggtactAATAAGTCCACTAACTTACTATTTACATTTTGAGGTAAATGTGCATATTTACAGTTGGATAGgcattaaatgttattaatatattcaaaacaaaaattaatacctacacaaaattaattaattttaataagtataaataaataataattaataattggaaAAGTGCACACTCCcatgaaatacaatatataatatgtaaatgatattatgataaaacataataattaaatatgttaagtcaaaattaaattgttgtgatGGAAGCTTTTAAGTTTGGGGTTTAGATTCTCCATTGCTCatgattaattttgttaataatttattggttatCTGTTGACCTCGTACAATTTGTTGAACTAACAAAATTTGctgttgtaataaatgtattgtagaATGAGACAAGTCCACGGCTCCGGATGATGAAGGCTGATACTGTTCAttttctacaaaataaaatatatatatgtaacacATACTTATAATAAGTATGACATTTATGCTTATgcagaagaaaatatttaccttCATTATGAAATTCAAACATTGGTGGTGATAAACAATTGTCAGAATTTGTTCTGTTGGTAACTGATCTACAAtacatttgatattaataattgacaAGTCAGTAAGCAATATAActctataacataaattatttaattttatttaccttGAACAAGTAAATTCATTTGTGTCAAATTGTTTtctgaaattgaaatattatcgttattatatttcTGTGGAACTGGAGTGGTAAAAATTGATGTGACTTTTTTGAACACTGGAGTCGTAAGACTAGTTGTAGAATTTGTAGATTCCCTAATTTGGTTTTGTGAAACTGGAGTTGTGATGTTAATAGAAGGCTTTAATTTGTTTGTTCTATGAGAatcatctaataaaaaatatatattttatgttaaataaaacaagTAATAAGTAACgtagcacaaaaaaaaaatccataccAAGGGATCTTATCCAAGTAGGAAGTTCTGgcatggttataacttataattgatGGTGATTGACTATCTGATTCTGAATCTGaattattttaccaagtatttggttttttttacgcTTTCCACGACCCCGGTTTTCAATATTCGAGCTTTCAAcatcatcattattttcatatttggtAATTTGCTTCCAGCTTCCTCATATGTTcctgtaattaaaatatattaatatattagtgatattactaagtatatttaatgatattattgtgaattaagtaatttatatattataataaccatgtggaatcttgttttaaatttacaatccttagctatacaattttaaggttatatacatttttaactacaatatcatttttaattttcaattagatacattttgtcaacatttgaacttaaaatgctagtaaaacaaaaaatcgtgcctatgtatttttaatatttttcaactgatatcaTAACAATATGAGGAGGATATAGCAGGAaccttgtatttcatttttaagctttttgactcaaaaaatacaattttatggacatttttagaaaaaaaacttaaaaaatttaaaattgaatatgtttTTACACAACTCAAactgaatcaaaatatttcgaaaattgtaTCAGGTATGGGAAttgataaaatcaatatatggtaaaaatttcaagtaggtatctacagttattagttaaatcgctacatgagaaatcaaataaatatccaatgttgtaaaaatatgaacttcgaatttcaaacgttcataaaaatttaattagatttaaaaagaaaattttttatgaatttctaactcaaaataatttctaaattttcGTGGTTCTTACGTATTTTGTctagatttgaaatttaaatgcgtaaaaaaattgtgatatggATTTTTAATCAAATGACATTGTAGCATTAttaagaaccttgtattaaattgtcaagcttatttacccaacaaatacaattttgatgatattcagagaaaaaaaaactaaaaaaattggaaactgaaaatgtctgtaaacatttcaaaacaaatcaaaatattttgaacattttatcatttatagaaaatggtaatatcctaaataactaatgaaaattgaatgtatttagggtcatttgttttagagttacaccaaaaaccaaaatcgatttagtcgaaaaccgctcagaatctaaaaattatagtaataataaatatattataatatacacgtcagTCACTCGTCAGTTCCTCTTTTTACCAAACATACTATGTAACCATTACATATGATTACATAGATTAAACTTGAGCAACGAAAAAGAAACAAataagaacaaataaaattactgtacatcccacctttttaatttattattcaaatttaattatttattatttgttgtattttatttgatcgTAATGAAcgttattagaataataaaagtTGCTGAGAATTCACGCAACGACTATGTATGACAACGActgttttgtatgttttttactCGGATCAAGAGCGATCAAGAGTGACAATGAACGACGAGAGTTCAAGTAACAGGGACCTATGCTGTGTTCGTGATGGCTGTTTGAGCGAGCAGCACCATAGAAAAGCAAGTACTGCCGCCGTCGGCGTCGCAACCATTCAGTTTTCTGTCCGACTGACAcggacgccgccgccgccgccaaacTGAATTACCTCGCGACTAGTCCATGCGATCCTGGTATGCCTGCTCCGTAACGATATCCTAGCGTTTACTTTCCCGGTCAATGCAATTTGACCACGGActgaaaataatagttttttgtaCAGTTTCATTGATATGAGCGTGGCGGTTGGCGGCCCCATTCTCGGGTTCACGATCACGATTACCCCACAGatttctatatactatatagatatctGTGCATTACCCTCAGATATATAAAGTGCGATTACCTTCTCGTGAGACGGAGGAACGA
This genomic window from Metopolophium dirhodum isolate CAU chromosome 1, ASM1992520v1, whole genome shotgun sequence contains:
- the LOC132939654 gene encoding uncharacterized protein LOC132939654, with protein sequence MPELPTWIRSLDDSHRTNKLKPSINITTPVSQNQIRESTNSTTSLTTPVFKKVTSIFTTPVPQKYNNDNISISENNLTQMNLLVQDQLPTEQILTIVYHHQCLNFIMKKMNSISLHHPEPWTCLILQYIYYNSKFC